CATGTGGAGAATCTATCAAGTGAACGTTGTTCAATTTCTCCGCAAAATTTGCGGATTGGCGGATGGATTTAGCGAGGAGGAAATTCACGCTTCCTGCGGCGTCATAGACGTCAACGCGTTTGAAATTCGACTTCCCGGGAATCAATATCAACAAGTGTTGGGTGTGTTCCCCCTGGCGTCCATGATGTCACACAACTGCGTAGCCAATACGCAGCACGTCATCGATGCCAAGTAAATAATTcctttaaatttaattgttaaGACTTAAACttgattattcaaattttctataGTTACACGATGACCGTTCGAGCCTCAGTTCCAATCATTAAAGGGGAACAAATATTCACCAGCTACACTTTACCCCTGGAAGGTATTAAACCCCGTAATTATTACGTTATGCAATCaacacaaattttcttttcgttgtaTAGGGACTAAAGAGCGAAGGGCCGTGTTGCGTCAGAGCAAATTGTTCGAATGCGATTGTTCCCGGTGCTCCGATCCGACGGAATGTTTGACTTATTTATCGGCCCTGCGTTGCCCAAACTGTTCGAATGGCGTCGTGTTACCTGAACGGCCGCTGGACGAGCCAGAAACTAACTGGCAATGTTCCCAATGTCCTTACAAATTGACGGCAGCTGTCGTGACACAAGTGATTGACAAACTCAAAGAAGAATTGGAAACCATCGAACCCGATCAAgtggaaaagtaaaaatgagGGGGAAAAACAGCTGTAAAAAGGAaaggtttgtttttcaaatttttgttcgATTGATTATGACGGAATAGATTGGAAGATTTCTTCAGTCGACACGCCTCGCTACTCCATCCCAATCACTTCCTGTTGACCAGAGCCAGGCAATCGCTGAGCACTTTGTACGGGAGAAACGAACGATTTCTACTCAACActatgacgtcacaacagctggaacggaaagttgacatctGCCGGCGATTACTGTCTGTCGCCGATATCGTCGAGCCCGGCCTCACCCGAATACGTGGTCTGTTTTCTTCTAACTAAACTAAATTGACACATACAAAAATGATTCACTCACCTTACGTAATCAAATGCCCATGCAGGAGTGACGATGTACGAGATGTACGCcccgttgttgctgctggcccaAAGGTCGTTCGAAGAAAGTCAATGTAAAATTTTATCccatttcaagaaacaaatcgaaatcGTTCGAGACATTTTATCAGAGTCGATTGAAATCCTTTCACTGCAAGATCCTGCGTCGACAGGAGGAATTGTGAGTGCTGTTGAAGCCATGGAGCAAATCCAACGTTGGATATCAACCATGTGACACTATAgtttttaaatacatttttatgttttgctCTCCAAACCGTTTATTTTGCGTCACGAAAAAAGTAACACGTATACAAATGGGGGGGCTGAAATCGGGGCTAGGGGGTTTCTTGTGGGGTAGAGATGGATTGACGGACACCAacttgcacacacacagacagacacacacgagggagtgaaagaaaattgtttgtttgttttcaacttaattaattaattgtctGCTTAATCTTTTCGTCGTCTCCAGCATTGCAGGAtcttaaaaaattcttctgtttaatttctttttcacttttctttcatttcgcacacgatttgttttactttcttaaaaaaaggaaacaattttgttatttttatcgaCACTTTTCATTAggcaaattaacaaaaaatggaTGAACGGTGAATCACTCAGCGCGTCCATATATCAAGCGAGTAAGTGGtggagaggagagaaaatgaatgtAAAAGGGATTTGATGTGTCAATCTGTACATCTTCACAAATCATTAACTATTGGAACGAAATGTTAGTTGCTGAAGGAGAGACATGAAAGCGCTGGTCGGCTCGACTATTTGACTCTTTAATTTGCGGAtctaatttataaaaaaaaaatatagtgagagaataataataataattgggCGAATCGCattcaaataattgaattgtCGATatgttcgtgtgtgtgtgttttcgtACCAACACAAATCGTTTACCATAATCGGGTGGGAAGTCATTTTTGAGCTTTCTGGAGTCCTAACATCGACAAggaaaaaagtggaaaaaattgattttagtTTAGAAATGAGGAAGGAAAAATTCGGGACGACATGACACACAAACacataagaaacaaaacaaaaagaaaaaatggttgGATAAATTAAATTGGAACGGGTGGAGGAGTTGGGAAGAATCGGCGACGAAATTCATTTCGACACGTCACATCATCCAATCGgtctccattttcttttagctCCCACAGTAATATGTTTCTAGTGTAgatttctctcttattttttgagTAACATAACAGAATGGAGGGGGACAACCTTCACGAAATCTTATCCTTTCTGGGCCTAACTCACTCATTCTCAAGctcacaattttgtttttttttttggagacGAACAAAAAGACGATCAGTTTTTCGCAAGTTGTGTTATAAAAGGAAGAATTCTTTAAAGTTCTCTTGCTTTAATTAAGGCACTGAATAAAGAGGAAACGGGAATTAGGCTGGATAGCGGTAGGATTATGAGCAACTGAaaaatttagaagaaaaaatagatgTAAGAGGAGGAATATTACGGAAACTTGGAAACCTAAAACAAGATTAAacacaaaagtttttaaaaaatgaggggAATTTTGTAGATTGAATAAGTCACGTTTCTAGGGAGAGAGGGATGAAGTTTTTAATATTCGTGGGTAGTAGATTTTCTCTTCTAGGGATCACCAAAAAAGCTACCCGAAAGGAAAGCCAAGAGAAGAGGGGAAAAGGAGGGACAGATTATTGGCTATTATGAACTATACAAATTTCACATCTCGttgaatttttctctcttttgcatTTTGGCTTTGCATGGGCTGAGGGGGAGGAGAGGAAGTGGGAGGGAAATGAGCCGAGGTTGCAACCCAAATTATATCTAGCGTAGTGTAGTAGTAGAAGTAGTAATAGTTGTAATAATAGACCATTGAAACTAGTATTGATCTATCGCGCTGGGTGTGGGGCCCGTCCCATCATAAATGAGGCGGTAGCGGAAAGTTGCTGGGGTAGAAGTGCTGACTGGCCCCGGGAATGGCCGCCGACGAAATGGACTGCGATTCGTCATGCCAAACCATTTCTTCGTCATCAAACTGTTGCTGCGCTTGTTGCTGATGGTGTTGTTGGAGCTGGTGGTGCTGTTGATGaatctgttgttgctgctgcggtggttgctgctgttggggaaCGGGATTCAAGTAGAATCCCGTAGTCCTGGAACACGCCACTCCATTGGAAGGCTGGGTCGTTTCCACCAACGGCTGGCGATGTCCGCCGAACGGAGTAGTCATACTGTGACCCTGTGTGAACATTCCTTTGCGGGGGGATCGGGCCTTGATCACTTGTGGTCGATGCATCTCTTCCAGAACCGACGGTGCGACATAAGTGAATCCCTATgtaaattttacaataaaattttaatccaATCAGCCACAAAAATACAATGCGGATTCTCATACCTGGAAAACCATATTGGCACTCTCACTAAGAGTAGAATCGTCAGGCGAGTCGATGGGAGTCTGCTTGGTGAAACGGGTATCAAACTGGGACACGTCGTCGGCACTAGCCTAAACATTTGGAAAATTGCATAACCATTCAGACTACTGATAAGAATGTGTCAAGGCATAATCAAGCCAAATAAGTCTTGCAAGTTTACAAGGCAAGGTTTAAAGGGCGGCTCCAGTCTGCGACAGGCCACTTCATTCCAGTCAATCGTCTTGAAAAATGGGTGCATTCGTACGGGCTCACCGTCCGCTACTGTACTGCCCAGACGCGAAACAACACCTCTctgcaaaataaacaaagcCAATAATTAACATTGCAAAATGAGTGATAACGCAATCTAATTATCTTACCTTCAACAGCCTACGGATCAAATCGCGGGCGTCAGGCGTTAAATAAGGTGGCAAGTTAAGCTTCCCCTTCAAAATCTTTTCGAtcgttttctttcgattttcaGCTGTGAATGGCGGCTAATAGAGGAGCACACAAAAACAGAGGGTCAATACAACTGTAGGGTCCGATGTCAACATGAAAATTAGATTTACCGCTCCTGTCAGCATATCGTACATAAGGGCACCGAGGGACCACCAGTCAACGGCTTTTCCATGACCACTTCTCGTCAAAATCTCCGGGGCCCTGTTGCAGACATCAAGGCTCGACGTGATCGTATCAATTTTATAAAAGATTATTGGTATAGGAACTTACATGTATTCGATCGTCCCGCAGAATGTGTGCGTTACGCCACCATCTTCAACAGATTCTTTGCATAAACCAAAATCGGTCAATTTAACGTGGCCGTGTGCATCCAACAAGATATTCTCGGGTTTCAAATCACTAAGGTCGAAATTCGTTGGTTAGGCAGAAACACAACACCCATAAAATCAAGATGGAATTACCGATAAATGATGCCTTGGCAATGGAGATGCTCCAGAGCAAGGATGATTTCTGCTAGGTAGAAGCTTGCTGTATCCTCCATAAAGATTCCTTCTCTTTCAAGATGCATAAACAATTCTCCTCCACTTAGATATTCCAAAATAAGATAAAGCTTTCCTCCAGTTTGAAAGGCATAAATAAGGTCAACAATGAACGGGTGCTTGACCGCCTCCAATATGTTTCTCTCTGCTTTGGTGTGAGCTGTGTCCTTCTGATTTCTGACGATTGTTGCTTTTTTCAACACCTTCATGGCAAAAATGTGCCCTGAATCCTTCCCTGTCAGCTTTCTCACTTGGAAGACTTTGCCATAACCACCCCTGCCCAGAACCCGTCTCAATTCAAAGTCCTGAGGTCCTGTTTTCTCTGCACCCGGATTTACTGTGGTCTCAGATAGTTGAACAGCTTCAACATCTGGTGAGCTGTTGAAAACAAACGAAGCAAGACACAAAGTTATTTAAAATACCCTTCACGGTATTCATTTGAGGGATTGTTCTACATTATTGGTGCACTTACTCCATATAGGAAGACGGAAGCAGGAATGGTGCCTTGTCAACCAGCTGGTCTtgctaaataaacaaatatggAATGTGAAAACTGACTCCAAGGAATAGGTCAACTTGACCTGGAATCAAATTTGAAAGGagcttacttcaacttcaatcaCGTCGTCATCAGACTCTCCGTCTAGATCCACGTTGTTTCCATCCAAATCGTTGATATCGATGTCAAAAACTCCAGCCATTTTTGGGAAATGAACGAAAAACTTTTACATTGAAGGTAAGATTAAAAAGTTACGCCTTTGAGATGAGATACTACTACGTTTCACTGGATGAATCAACTCTTAATTTCTCAAAAACACAGAAGACTAGCAGAAGGTTTGTGAAGGGAAAACGTAAGCCACGAGTTACTAGCCAGTAAAATTAATACGAAAGGTTGCCTttgcaaaaatattaaatcgtaaaaaaattaaataaagtgttgaattaataattttacaaataataaaaattttttataatcatgatgattttaaaatggaaattttcaCCGAAACGAATTTTGACAGAATGGAAATCTTGCATCCATAAGGCCAAGCCCGTGGGGTTTGACTAAACAACTTTCAGTTGAATGTTTACATGATATTCGTTTTTTGAGAAATTCGAGGATGGCTCATTACAACCCATCACAGAAAAACCCACCGTGGGTTCGAAACAATGGTAACAATTAAATGAATATAAACGGAAAACAGTGCTCTAACTATcaatattttaaagaaattttctcCAAAGATGAACATGACTTGTACTTATTTTCATTTGTGTGATTGCAGTTCAACAGCAGCCAATGTTGGCACAGCAAATGACAGTTCAGTCTGTTGCTCTGAGTCAGCCAGCATTAACTACAACTCACTTAGCTGCCCAAAATCAAATAGGCCAAGTCCAGTTGACGCCCGCAATCCAAAGTCATCAAGTCCAGATTCCTCTCAACCAGGCCCACTTGCTATTAAACCAGCAACTTACTCCAGCGAATTGTACTTTTGGACAAGTACAAATCAATCAGGCACAATTGGCTAATATAGCTACATCCCAACACCAAGCCACAACTCACCAAACATATTTCACTCCCTCAATTAGTCTGCAGCAGGTTTGTCTATTGAATGATTCATATTAGCCCAGCATAATTTAAAacgtttaaatattttagaatGTTGGAATTCCTCAAGGAACAATTCAGATTCAACCGGTAATTATTGACAATAGGATTTTcagctttttcataaaaagaagagaaagtagATTAATcatatttctttgttttctagtCAAGTTTGGTTATTCCCACATCCATATCAACAAGCATAGCACCACCAGGATTGGCTATGCCCACCACTCTTTCTTCAGTTCAAGTAAATAGTAAATAAAAAGGGTATTCTCTCTAAAACTTTAACAAATGATTTTGCTCTTTAAAGAACTATACGACAACGTATGCGCTGAGCCGATCTTGTGTTtcccaacagcaacagcaacaagctACAGTTAAACAACGAGTCTTTAGCGGGCTCGTGACAAAGGTTCACGAAAATTTCGGTTTCATCGACGAGGATGTGATATTCCAGGCCAGTGTTGTCAAAGGTACTGCGCCGCAAGTCGGCGATCGAGTTTTAGTGGAAGCTTCTTACAACGGCTCTATGCCATTCAAATGGAACGCAACGCGTGTGCAAGTCATAGCACCACCCgtggtacaacaacaacaacagcagcagcagcctccaCCTCAGAAACTTCTTTCTTCCACAGCGTTTAACCAGAGTGGTAATattgttttcttaattttcgTGATGTCGATTTATTTACTCAATTCTATATAGACATAACCAAGCAAACGAATCGGGATTGGTCCATCCGCGGACGCCAGGCCGCCAATGACTATAGGGAATCAGACAGGTTGACTCCTAAAAGCCGAGACTTGCGAACGCGGGAGAGACGGAGCAGGAGCAACAGTCGAAGTCCTGGTCGTAAACGTAGCCGTAGCCCTCAAAGTTCACCACCACCTCGACGCAGGGGCCGAGTGACACCTCGTTATTCTGTACAAATTCCAAAAGTCTCTCTAGATTGGTAAACTAATTAGTAAAATGGTCATTTTTCAACGataataattttgttaattttgttttcagtcGGGAAGCCAATTTGGTGGAACTTCGACGTCGTTACAGTCATATGTATGTGCCTTCGGATTTCCTCAATTCAACTTACTGGTGGGTGGATTCCTTCCCCATCCACCGCCCTTTGCCTCTGGACAAGCCAGTCTCGTTCCACATCTTCGACAAAAATGTTGAGTCTCCACTAGAGAACACGGACTCGGCAGCTGTTTTCGAGTCTTCCGATGCTGACTATGCATATAGTGCCAAAGTTATGCTTTTGAGTCTTTTGCCCATGGATGAATTTCTCCGGAAATGCTGTCcagaagacgaaaaagaagatttcGTGCATCCGGCTCGATTGATTCGATTCCTGGTAGGCCACCGAGGAAAGAACGAGACGATGGCCATCGGCGGACCTTGGAGTCCGTCATTGGACGGTGCCGATCCCAAAACAGACCCACAAGTGCTTATCCGAACGGCCATTCGGACTTGCAAGGCACTAACGGGTATCGACCTTAGCTCCTGCACTCAGTGGTGAGTAGCCTTCGAGATCACTCGCCTATGAtttctcatcttcttcatttGCAGGAAGTGTTGAATTCTATCCGTCAAAACCAGAGAGCAAATGTCTTCTAAAATTCTAATGAtttgatttcccccctccAGGATGAGTCGTGTTACTCACTGATCCTCGAATGTTGTACAGTCGATGGTCATCGCGACTGTGCTCTTGTGTGTGCCGGCTGATTAATGTATAATGATGGTCTTATCCGTATGATTAGGTACCGTATGGCCGAGATCCGCTATCACCGAGTCTCGTCCATGAAAAGTCGCATTGAAAGTGTCCTGCTCTTTGTGCCAGATGTCTGGTCTTGCGTGCCCACCGCCAGCCAGTGGGAGACTATCGTCCACTCTTATATGCAACCATCCAGCGAGCCAGTTGAAACCGATCCTGAAGCTAAGGCATCGCATACTaattcttaaataatttttcattttttgtttttctggttTGGTTTTCACGTGTAAAAACTTTTTCATTCCGACCGAACTTCAAACTACGACGactgatttgtttttaattgccGAAAAATTATGTTCTACTTTTGACTATTTTCTATTGAGAGTGAACTAAAATCCAAACTCTATTAACCAcgtctttttaattttattcagaTGGAAGAAGAATTGAAGGAAGAAACGGTCGTTGATCCACTGAAAGAAGCTTCTCATCACTCAAAACTTGAGCCGAAAAGTCTCAAAGTCAGTAATTGGATTAATCCTTGCAAATTTCATGTTATTTAGTAGCTTAAAAATGACTCTTCTCATTTCAGTTTAGTGAACTCAAAACAGAATTGGAGGCCCGGAATTTGAGTAGTAAAGGGATGAGGACCCAACTCATTCCTCGGTTGACAATTGCATTAAAAAGTGA
This sequence is a window from Daphnia pulicaria isolate SC F1-1A chromosome 7, SC_F0-13Bv2, whole genome shotgun sequence. Protein-coding genes within it:
- the LOC124350612 gene encoding SET domain-containing protein SmydA-8-like; the protein is MNRTESNGSCAVCHAEASQICGGCGEISYCSKEHQKEHWLVHKSLCKPYKIVHDEKFGRCIFASKNLKPGEIIFGETAVITGPKQGCTPCCLKCYASLDRVQEASLFRCPNCNFPFCQEQCAKSPEHEAECLVLSRAKSCIVINDVHQMHPVYQCITPLRGLLLKTTQPKLFNEYKILENHNDLRRQSDMWRIYQVNVVQFLRKICGLADGFSEEEIHASCGVIDVNAFEIRLPGNQYQQVLGVFPLASMMSHNCVANTQHVIDANYTMTVRASVPIIKGEQIFTSYTLPLEGTKERRAVLRQSKLFECDCSRCSDPTECLTYLSALRCPNCSNGVVLPERPLDEPETNWQCSQCPYKLTAAVVTQVIDKLKEELETIEPDQVEKLEDFFSRHASLLHPNHFLLTRARQSLSTLYGRNERFLLNTMTSQQLERKVDICRRLLSVADIVEPGLTRIRGVTMYEMYAPLLLLAQRSFEESQCKILSHFKKQIEIVRDILSESIEILSLQDPASTGGIVSAVEAMEQIQRWISTM
- the LOC124350613 gene encoding ribosomal protein S6 kinase beta-2-like; this encodes MAGVFDIDINDLDGNNVDLDGESDDDVIEVEQDQLVDKAPFLLPSSYMDSPDVEAVQLSETTVNPGAEKTGPQDFELRRVLGRGGYGKVFQVRKLTGKDSGHIFAMKVLKKATIVRNQKDTAHTKAERNILEAVKHPFIVDLIYAFQTGGKLYLILEYLSGGELFMHLEREGIFMEDTASFYLAEIILALEHLHCQGIIYRDLKPENILLDAHGHVKLTDFGLCKESVEDGGVTHTFCGTIEYMAPEILTRSGHGKAVDWWSLGALMYDMLTGAPPFTAENRKKTIEKILKGKLNLPPYLTPDARDLIRRLLKRGVVSRLGSTVADGEPVRMHPFFKTIDWNEVACRRLEPPFKPCLASADDVSQFDTRFTKQTPIDSPDDSTLSESANMVFQGFTYVAPSVLEEMHRPQVIKARSPRKGMFTQGHSMTTPFGGHRQPLVETTQPSNGVACSRTTGFYLNPVPQQQQPPQQQQQIHQQHHQLQQHHQQQAQQQFDDEEMVWHDESQSISSAAIPGASQHFYPSNFPLPPHL
- the LOC124350545 gene encoding cell division cycle and apoptosis regulator protein 1-like isoform X1; amino-acid sequence: MAHYNPSQKNPPWVRNNVQQQPMLAQQMTVQSVALSQPALTTTHLAAQNQIGQVQLTPAIQSHQVQIPLNQAHLLLNQQLTPANCTFGQVQINQAQLANIATSQHQATTHQTYFTPSISLQQNVGIPQGTIQIQPSSLVIPTSISTSIAPPGLAMPTTLSSVQNYTTTYALSRSCVSQQQQQQATVKQRVFSGLVTKVHENFGFIDEDVIFQASVVKGTAPQVGDRVLVEASYNGSMPFKWNATRVQVIAPPVVQQQQQQQQPPPQKLLSSTAFNQSDITKQTNRDWSIRGRQAANDYRESDRLTPKSRDLRTRERRSRSNSRSPGRKRSRSPQSSPPPRRRGRVTPRYSVQIPKVSLDCREANLVELRRRYSHMYVPSDFLNSTYWWVDSFPIHRPLPLDKPVSFHIFDKNVESPLENTDSAAVFESSDADYAYSAKVMLLSLLPMDEFLRKCCPEDEKEDFVHPARLIRFLVGHRGKNETMAIGGPWSPSLDGADPKTDPQVLIRTAIRTCKALTGIDLSSCTQWYRMAEIRYHRVSSMKSRIESVLLFVPDVWSCVPTASQWETIVHSYMQPSSEPVETDPEAKMEEELKEETVVDPLKEASHHSKLEPKSLKFSELKTELEARNLSSKGMRTQLIPRLTIALKSEAEEEKRKREDAQLNEEEQQQQESSREDSLPADDVDSIHRLDFVASPQILVHPSRTAKAGKFSCSLVSLSVLLDYRLEDTKEHTFEVSLFSELFNEMLMRDFGALVYRSVSNECLRKEKRDKKDDDDSERKKKKEIVKIGSNNAPLLLAYCYFDLSHANYIASKDLEDLFLTLGLQQSRAQVRKLLQKVTTDDTLRYKKLIEKVPLITKEEDDQPSETFLATSGKDVSVLEPTNGKEATANEQTSSALMLFNGVYVNVEQLLFRLEKSEESRRESEHQFKLAQNQLAICRADLNKSTEANALLCRQLETEKLRSESNTEELVRTRESLNQYVQSMNKIQSISSALLSSSKGGGIKEEQILSDSQLLEPEFLDKKNHFSMQT
- the LOC124350545 gene encoding cell division cycle and apoptosis regulator protein 1-like isoform X2, producing MAHYNPSQKNPPWVRNNVQQQPMLAQQMTVQSVALSQPALTTTHLAAQNQIGQVQLTPAIQSHQVQIPLNQAHLLLNQQLTPANCTFGQVQINQAQLANIATSQHQATTHQTYFTPSISLQQNVGIPQGTIQIQPSSLVIPTSISTSIAPPGLAMPTTLSSVQNYTTTYALSRSCVSQQQQQQATVKQRVFSGLVTKVHENFGFIDEDVIFQASVVKGTAPQVGDRVLVEASYNGSMPFKWNATRVQVIAPPVVQQQQQQQQPPPQKLLSSTAFNQSDITKQTNRDWSIRGRQAANDYRESDRLTPKSRDLRTRERRSRSNSRSPGRKRSRSPQSSPPPRRRGRVTPRYSVQIPKVSLDCREANLVELRRRYSHMYVPSDFLNSTYWWVDSFPIHRPLPLDKPVSFHIFDKNVESPLENTDSAAVFESSDADYAYSAKVMLLSLLPMDEFLRKCCPEDEKEDFVHPARLIRFLVGHRGKNETMAIGGPWSPSLDGADPKTDPQVLIRTAIRTCKALTGIDLSSCTQWYRMAEIRYHRVSSMKSRIESVLLFVPDVWSCVPTASQWETIVHSYMQPSSEPVETDPEAKMEEELKEETVVDPLKEASHHSKLEPKSLKFSELKTELEARNLSSKGMRTQLIPRLTIALKSEAEEEKRKREDAQLNEEEQQQQESSREDSLPADDVDSIHRLDFVASPQILVHPSRTAKAGKFSCSLVSLSVLLDYRLEDTKEHTFEVSLFSELFNEMLMRDFGALVYRSVSNECLRKEKRDKKDDDDSERKKKKEIVKIGSNNAPLLLAYCYFDLSHANYIASKDLEDLFLTLGLQQSRAQVRKLLQKVTTDDTLRYKKLIEKVPLITKEEDDQPSETFLATSGKDVSVLEPTNGKEATANEQTSSALMLFNGVYVNVEQLLFRLEKSEESRRESEHQFKLAQNQLAICRADLNKSTEANALLCRQLETEKLRSESNTEELVRTRESLNQYVQSMNKIQSISSALLSSSKGGGIKEEQILSDSQLLEPEFLDKVEN